Proteins from a single region of Vanessa cardui chromosome 13, ilVanCard2.1, whole genome shotgun sequence:
- the LOC124534890 gene encoding ubiquitin-conjugating enzyme E2 J2-like → MAKTKVTGATSRLKQDYLRLKNDPVPYVTAEPVPSNILEWHYVVKGPEKSPYEGGYYHGKIIFPREFPFKPPSIYMITPNGRFKTNTKLCLSITDFHPDTWNPAWSISTILTGLLSFMLEKTPTLGSIVTSDYQKRCLAAESLEINLKNKMFCELFPEYVEEIEQLLKERQEAILHTENTNNSGGSEVVTEQQSNMYYILTNLFVLVGFVFLAYMVKYVLVSISND, encoded by the coding sequence ATGGCAAAAACTAAGGTTACTGGAGCGACTAGTAGACTAAAACAAGATTACCTCCGGCTGAAAAATGATCCTGTACCATATGTGACTGCGGAACCCGTTCCTTCAAACATTCTAGAATGGCATTACGTTGTAAAAGGTCCCGAAAAAAGTCCGTATGAAGGCGGATACTATCAcggaaaaattatatttccaagAGAATTTCCTTTTAAGCCCCCTTCTATCTACATGATTACTCCAAATGGACGATTCAAGACGAATACAAAATTGTGCCTTAGCATAACTGATTTCCACCCAGACACATGGAACCCAGCTTGGTCTATTTCCACAATTTTGACTGGTCTGCTCAGTTTTATGCTAGAGAAAACCCCAACGTTAGGTTCCATCGTGACTTCAGACTACCAAAAGCGCTGTTTAGCTGCGGAATCCCtcgaaataaatctaaaaaacaaaatgttttgtgAACTATTTCCTGAATATGTAGAAGAGATTGAACAACTGCTGAAAGAAAGGCAAGAGGCAATCCTACACACAGAAAACACAAATAATAGCGGTGGTAGTGAAGTGGTGACTGAACAGCAGTCTAACATGTACTATATTTTGACTAATCTTTTTGTGCTTGTCGGTTTTGTTTTTCTTGCTTATATGGTCAAATATGTTTTAGTCTCAATATCTAATGACTaa
- the LOC124534889 gene encoding centrosome-associated zinc finger protein CP190, whose translation MSDVKQVKVDNWGIYFLQRLKHFFNRTDYCDLTLQFQDNAQLKVHRLVLSACTEYFELLERTCEMYEDCLVMPDDLQADVVVPIINFMYTGQLEFKMDLLEKLYQTSLVMNMPVLTKLLASHRNQQSQSNHQTRPAPNNFYGKRYLKHSKAVLSPSSSNTSKRSFTNAFENADTPRPKKQHVVSRTESHAKNGSQETATSSPKFPIFSEKNKHLTKEPRPTRYELPEELDEDNIFDNSFTNISYTSKPLMVHPETTKQYTSKRIKLFEEGTSSRFMQGSSNNDIVECKKISVNDSLFIDDNSVADDNDTFQSLHVKDDSKDASQLFDQIIDNNDCSNITIETKNNKQSGNLDHAKIISEVLKKYPHLVKSNKHIKLKILNTPNKPKKTRASNISNEEKDNKMKNETPDFTYETDVIDSKEAARLIALGAENIRGPWICLICGTPGKALHFTSYYNFRKHLVDIHNEKPVPNICEYCGLKSQKRNYLVHHQLTKHGVEPPSHYNFPKCNYCKYIALNEALMVKHKLTHTEVRSFRRNVSTTAFTTSNLMLDHAQKSGSKYGDRKHNLQCIYCLRIFLRENNLYAHLKTNHKEAAKNDGLIDDSDEEIQEEEEKPKTKHNSNESTNYIKVELPVNYDNSFDDNNVQYQIERRADGNIHVVSKKPRVVMPMPKHKILNPGFIMQQQNNSSLPKQQKPKSTINTTLKRNEYLQELCVSPTSNVNNEEIVLIDNNEYIVQDFQLIPKKEKNVGEYIMTNTVNTNKDESMQSIIPTTSMEYHNIHNASGDAKVFVKKPTNANQPIQIVVSNEEEYKALVSNPSVIFEDGDSNKALTVLAPGTSSLETATIDLDNAQSNDMMIIQDDFSINVSEAVAANNSNIVVVYSHPVEDQNKQYQIITTQAVEAQFVPSSAIITQNYETVTTCTPVVSAHTALDNSWQNNIQTNINKLPLTSTESELHAMTVAESVTISPESESNTNINEFSEVPITTSESVAININQIVESQNQTIENNFNESNVLPNIAEEMNNVPVCQPSSIITLEHPTIITDDLQQTLTENNIQPISSTDLDKSAPMSTFINTIEEPLTTNTLEPITENADQVAPSELGPVFDEEILVPENQSSIADAPTVIENTIEETNVSSEPLNENVISEVDNSITHSSDEQIGIEQSTDEPLIEEANVETEKLEEQTNEMEVEETIENIARDIGVNPNTIDKPELPKITESLEENPVAKVAIAQIENLASEWSEDESETLTENENKTDKSNSEAKNDDASEISEVEESIENIQQEMEKQVSVDLVPYTDEDISSSQDENLPKLPELQEDSKVSDEIQTNSKEKISLLLNDWDDNDSQEDNTLVTCEVKISDHDPKSQITDESIENDSTVVDKSEISKNDNIKSLVSDWDEDDEENKE comes from the coding sequence ATGTCTGATGTAAAGCAAGTGAAAGTGGACAATTGGGGAATTTACTTCCTCCAGAGGCTTAAACACTTTTTCAATCGAACCGATTACTGCGACTTGACACTCCAGTTCCAAGACAATGCACAACTCAAAGTGCACAGGCTTGTCCTTAGTGCTTGCACAGAATACTTCGAATTACTGGAGCGAACATGCGAAATGTATGAAGATTGTTTGGTTATGCCGGATGATCTGCAAGCCGATGTTGTAGTTCCCATAATCAACTTTATGTATACAGGACAACTGGAATTCAAAATGGATTTACTAGAAAAGCTATATCAAACATCTCTTGTTATGAATATGCCAGTTCTAACAAAGCTTCTTGCTTCACACCGAAACCAACAATCACAATCAAATCATCAGACAAGGCCGGCTCCTAACAATTTCTATGGTAAAAGGTACCTTAAACATTCAAAGGCTGTACTGTCACCCAGCAGTAGCAATACCAGTAAACGTAGTTTTACAAATGCATTTGAAAATGCAGATACACCAAGACCTAAGAAACAGCATGTTGTAAGTCGTACAGAATCGCATGCTAAAAATGGTAGTCAAGAAACTGCAACATCAAGTCCAAAGTTTCCTATCTTTTCTGAGAAAAATAAACACTTGACGAAGGAACCTCGTCCAACCCGCTACGAGCTGCCAGAAGAACTAGAtgaagataatatttttgacaattcCTTCACAAACATATCATACACCTCGAAACCCCTGATGGTTCATCCAGAAACAACGAAACAATATACCTCGAAAAGAATTAAGTTATTTGAAGAAGGCACAAGTTCTAGATTTATGCAAGGTTCATCAAATAATGACATTGTGGAatgcaaaaaaatatcagttaacgATAGTCTCTTTATAGATGACAATAGTGTTGCCGATGATAATGACACATTTCAATCTTTACATGTTAAGGATGATTCTAAAGATGCGAGTCAACTCTTTGATCAAATCATTGACAACAATGATTGTTCCAATATAAcaatagaaacaaaaaataataaacaatcagGAAACTTAGACCACGCCAAAATAATAAGTGAAGTGCTTAAAAAATACCCACATTTAGTCAAAAGTAATaagcatattaaattaaagattctTAACACTCCAAATAAACCTAAGAAAACTCGGGCATCTAATATCTCAAATGAAGAGAAAGACAATAAAATGAAGAATGAAACACCTGATTTTACATATGAAACTGACGTCATTGACTCTAAAGAAGCAGCGAGACTCATAGCATTAGGTGCAGAGAATATCAGGGGTCCATGGATCTGTCTTATTTGTGGAACACCTGGTAAAGCTTTACACTTTACTTCCTACTATAACTTCCGTAAGCATCTCGTAGATATTCACAATGAAAAGCCTGTGCCGAATATATGTGAATATTGTGGGTTGAAATCCCAAAAAAGGAATTACTTAGTTCACCATCAATTAACAAAGCATGGAGTGGAACCTCCATCTCATTATAATTTCCCAAAATGTAACTATTGTAAGTACATAGCTCTTAATGAAGCATTAATGGTAAAACATAAGTTGACTCATACAGAAGTAAGGAGTTTTAGAAGGAATGTAAGTACAACAGCGTTTACAACATCTAATTTAATGTTAGATCATGCCCAGAAAAGTGGTAGTAAATATGGTGATAGAAAACATAATTTGCAATGCATTTATTGCCTTCGAATTTTCCTGCGCGAAAATAATCTGTATGCTCATTTAAAAACTAATCACAAAGAAGCTGCTAAGAATGACGGTCTTATAGATGACTCTGATGAAGAAAtacaagaagaagaagaaaaaccgaaaacaaaacacaattcaaATGAATCTACTAATTACATCAAAGTGGAATTACCAGTTAATTATGACAACTCATTTGATGATAATAATGTGCAGTATCAAATTGAAAGAAGAGCAGATGGTAATATACATGTTGTATCTAAAAAACCGCGTGTAGTAATGCCGATGcctaaacacaaaatattaaatccaGGCTTCATAAtgcaacaacaaaataattcttCATTGCCCAAACAACAAAAACCAAAATCAACTATAAACACTACACTAAAAAGAAATGAGTATTTACAAGAGCTTTGTGTATCTCCAACTAGTAATGTTAATAATGAGGAAATtgtattaattgataataatgaatatattgttCAAGATTTCCAATTAATccctaaaaaagaaaaaaatgttggaGAGTACATAATGACTAATACCGTAAACACTAATAAAGATGAATCAATGCAATCAATCATACCTACAACTTCTATGGAATATCATAACATCCATAATGCAAGTGGTGATGCAAAAGTTTTTGTCAAAAAACCAACAAATGCCAATCAGCCTATACAAATTGTTGTTTCAAATGAGGAAGAATATAAAGCTTTAGTATCTAACCCATCTGTCATATTTGAAGATGGAGATTCTAACAAAGCTTTAACTGTGTTAGCTCCTGGCACTTCATCATTAGAAACTGCTACAATCGACTTAGACAATGCCCAATCTAATGACATGATGATAATTCAAGATGACTTTTCTATAAATGTATCTGAAGCTGTTGCGgctaataattcaaatatagttGTTGTGTATAGTCATCCAGTAGAAGACCAAAATAAACAgtatcaaattataacaacacAAGCAGTTGAAGCACAATTTGTTCCATCCTCAGCCATTATAACTCAAAATTACGAAACTGTTACAACTTGTACACCTGTTGTGAGTGCCCATACAGCATTAGATAATTCATGGCAAAAcaatattcaaacaaatattaataaattaccacTAACTTCCACCGAATCAGAGTTACATGCCATGACTGTCGCAGAATCAGTAACCATTTCACCTGAATCTGAAtccaatactaatattaatgagttttCTGAAGTCCCAATAACAACATCAGAGTCAGTTGCTATTAACATCAATCAAATTGTTGAATCGCAAAACCAAACCATAGAGAACAATTTCAATGAATCAAATGTTTTACCCAATATTGCTGAGGAAATGAATAATGTACCTGTGTGTCAGCCGAGTTCAATAATTACTCTTGAACATCCCACTATTATCACTGATGATCTACAACAGACATTgactgaaaataatattcagcCAATTTCATCAACTGACCTAGACAAATCTGCTCCCATGAGTACCTTTATTAACACTATTGAGGAGCCATTAACAACTAATACACTAGAACCCATAACTGAGAATGCTGATCAAGTGGCACCAAGTGAACTAGGTCCGGTTTTCGATGAAGAAATATTAGTACCAGAAAATCAAAGTTCTATTGCTGATGCCCCAACAGTCATTGAAAATACAATAGAAGAAACCAATGTATCTAGTGAACCTTTAAATGAGAATGTTATTAGTGAAGTTGATAATAGCATTACACATTCATCAGATGAGCAAATAGGAATTGAACAATCTACTGATGAACCTTTGATTGAAGAAGCTAATGTTGAAACTGAGAAATTAGAAGAACAAACAAATGAAATGGAAGTTGAGGAAACCATAGAAAATATTGCGAGAGATATAGGAGTAAATCCCAACACAATTGATAAACCAGAATTACCTAAAATCACTGAAAGCTTAGAAGAGAATCCTGTTGCAAAAGTAGCAATTGCCCAAATAGAAAATCTAGCATCTGAATGGTCTGAAGATGAAAGTGAAACATtaactgaaaatgaaaataagacAGATAAGTCTAATTCAGAAGCCAAAAACGATGACGCCAGTGAAATATCTGAGGTAGAGgaatcaattgaaaatattcaacaaGAAATGGAAAAGCAAGTTTCTGTTGATTTAGTTCCTTACACAGATGAAGATATAAGTTCATCACAAGACGAAAATTTACCTAAACTTCCTGAATTGCAAGAAGATAGTAAAGTGAGTGATGAAATTCAAACCAACTCAAAAGAGAAAATATCCTTACTTCTTAATGATTGGGATGATAATGATTCACAAGAAGATAACACACTTGTCACATGTGAAGTTAAGATAAGTGATCATGATCCAAAATCTCAAATCACTGATGAAAGCATAGAGAATGATAGTACTGTAGTAGATAAATcagaaataagtaaaaatgataatattaagaGTCTAGTTAGTGATTGGGATGAAGATGATGAAGAAAATAAGGAGTAA